The Deltaproteobacteria bacterium HGW-Deltaproteobacteria-6 genome has a segment encoding these proteins:
- a CDS encoding NAD-dependent malic enzyme, giving the protein MANQKSGTENNPRGIDILHDPGLNKGTAFTAAERAALGLQGLLPPRVSTQVQQVQHIINNVRRKPNSLEKYLYLIGLQDRNEQLFYKALIDHMQELSPIIYTPTVGLACQEYSKIFRRPRGMFITKNDRGRIKDILNNWPYKDARVIVVTDGERILGLGDLGSNGMGIPVGKLSLYSACAGVDPKACLPIMIDVGTGNKGLWSDPEYIGLPQERLRGEEYEALIDEFMTAASDVFPNVMIQLEDFGNQNAFKLLARYRDQFCMFDDDIQGTASVALAGLYSALRMTGSKMTEQRIVFLGAGEAALGIGNLVVSAMVEQGMPEKEAVSRCCFVDSKGLVVSSRTDLVEHKRHFAHDLPFQRDLLSVVEAIQPTVLIGASGQPGTFTPEILQAMARLNNRPIIFALSNPTSQSECTAEDAYRFTNYRAVFASGSPFPPVVTDQQTFVSGQANNVYIFPGVGLGVMASESTRVTDEMFSTAAKCLDEKVTREDFEQGRIFPSLTRVREVSLHIAIAVAKVAFERKLTAMKEPADLPGFIKSKMYDPTY; this is encoded by the coding sequence ATGGCAAATCAGAAATCAGGAACAGAAAATAATCCGCGTGGCATCGATATATTGCACGATCCAGGCTTGAATAAGGGCACCGCCTTTACCGCTGCCGAGCGCGCAGCACTGGGGCTCCAGGGGCTGCTTCCGCCGCGTGTCTCGACGCAGGTGCAACAGGTTCAGCATATCATCAACAATGTCCGGCGTAAGCCCAACAGCCTTGAAAAATACCTGTATTTGATCGGCCTGCAGGATCGTAATGAACAGTTGTTCTACAAAGCGCTCATTGACCATATGCAGGAACTGAGCCCGATTATCTATACGCCGACCGTGGGACTGGCCTGCCAGGAATACAGCAAGATATTCCGGCGCCCCCGCGGAATGTTCATTACAAAGAACGATCGCGGCCGCATCAAAGATATTTTAAATAACTGGCCTTACAAGGATGCCCGGGTGATTGTCGTGACCGACGGTGAACGGATTTTGGGACTGGGCGATCTCGGTTCCAACGGTATGGGCATCCCTGTCGGCAAACTGTCGCTTTACTCGGCCTGCGCGGGCGTTGACCCGAAAGCCTGCCTTCCGATCATGATCGATGTCGGAACCGGCAATAAGGGGCTTTGGAGTGATCCGGAATACATCGGCCTGCCGCAGGAGCGCCTGCGGGGTGAGGAATATGAAGCGCTCATCGATGAATTTATGACGGCGGCCAGTGACGTATTCCCCAATGTCATGATTCAGCTTGAAGACTTTGGAAACCAGAATGCGTTTAAGCTGCTTGCCAGGTACCGCGATCAATTCTGCATGTTCGACGACGACATTCAGGGCACCGCCAGCGTCGCGCTGGCCGGGCTTTATTCCGCCCTGCGGATGACCGGCAGCAAAATGACCGAACAGCGGATTGTGTTTCTGGGCGCGGGTGAAGCGGCCCTGGGTATCGGAAACCTGGTGGTTTCGGCTATGGTCGAACAGGGTATGCCCGAAAAAGAGGCGGTGAGCCGCTGCTGTTTTGTCGATTCCAAAGGGCTGGTGGTCAGCAGTCGAACCGATCTCGTGGAACACAAACGCCACTTTGCCCATGATCTTCCCTTTCAGCGGGATCTTCTTTCGGTTGTTGAAGCGATCCAGCCGACGGTCCTCATCGGCGCTTCCGGCCAGCCCGGCACATTTACTCCCGAGATTTTACAGGCTATGGCGCGTCTCAATAATCGACCGATTATCTTTGCGCTTTCCAATCCGACATCTCAATCGGAATGCACGGCGGAAGACGCTTATCGCTTTACAAATTATCGCGCGGTCTTTGCGAGCGGCAGCCCCTTTCCGCCGGTGGTCACCGATCAGCAGACCTTCGTATCGGGACAGGCCAACAATGTTTATATCTTTCCCGGCGTCGGACTGGGTGTGATGGCTTCGGAGTCAACCCGCGTAACGGATGAAATGTTTTCCACGGCCGCTAAATGCCTGGATGAAAAGGTCACCAGGGAGGATTTTGAACAGGGACGGATTTTCCCGTCTTTAACGCGCGTTCGCGAAGTGTCGCTTCATATCGCGATAGCCGTCGCCAAGGTGGCGTTCGAAAGAAAACTTACGGCAATGAAGGAACCGGCCGATTTACCCGGTTTCATCAAGTCGAAGATGTACGACCCGACCTATTAA